aaatattttaatacgCATCCAACTATCCAAGTTCCCTAGTTCACATTGGAAATGAATGGCCACGTTATGTGGCTTAGATTGGactatttatgttttatggACCAACGGAGAGACAAGTGGCCCACAAGACCCAAGCCCACTAATTGAAaaacctttattattattatttttttatacgaGTCATAAAATTTGCCAAAATCTGTGGTGTGTTATCCAAAttaattggaaaattaaaatggcaactttcaaatttaaagtttgaaatagttttgaaaTCCTCATCCAGTCAcactcaaattaatttaaatttaaattttagacaTTAATTTGAATGAATTTGCACGTGGAATAAGTATTTTTGTCTTaacattcttctcattttttattttagaaaaaatgttaAGTTATTTATGTATCATTTATCTTCCTAACactttttgttattttagaGAAACAATCATTCCAATATGTAGATTTGTTAAAACTTTTTCAAATAGTGCACCTTGCATAGTGGTACCGAATCTTATAGTAGAATTTCGATCACTACCCTATTGTATCTAGATATAATTTACGAGGATGGTGGATCTAATTTAAGTACAATACTTAGGCACGTTTTAGCTAAAAcccaatgagtttttttttttttttttttggggtttttgaaTTGACCCTTATACACTCGCtttgttgtcattttttatttattattattattattattatatcttttcaacatttttaaagTATACTCGAAATGAAGGCATCCCTTGTTCACACCCATCCTAGCACCTCAAAATATGATGACGACATTTTTTCAAAAGGTGATAGGAAAGGGCTTTATCTACTATGGATGTTGTGAACTTTGAATGTATTTTGATTGATCATAACCAAGATGATGGATAAGACGATTCAACTACATGAGAAAACGACAATAAACAAGCGAGACATGTAATTTTGAGTGCTCTTTTAAATGAgttatttgatattatattgtTCATCCGAAATTGCTAAGGATACTAAGGACATGgtagagaaaaaatatattttggaagatGCATAGACTCAAAAGTATGTTatagggaattttagaaaatccaaaataacCGATAATATAAATATCTCAtctcaaatatatatttactatATGTTAATAAGTGATCTAGCTAATGAAGACATAAAACTTTTTGAACCTTTTGTAgttagatatttgataaaaaccTTTTTAGATTCTTTGAATTATTAGAAAAACACTATATAacgtaaaaataaacaaaacatcatTGAAATATATAATCATTCATATGTGGAttgaagaacaaaacaaaatcgGGGATAAGGCTAAGAAAGCCAATAAATTATCCTTCGAGACAAATttagtgaaagaaaaatcaaaataaagcaaaattaacaggttttaaaaacaaaattctaagcCCAAACCCGATTTAATAAACGAGGTCCAAAATTtcacaagaaaaaataaaacaaattattatgtCTGTGACAAGTTTGGACATCATGCTACCGAGTGTCACCATAGCAAGAGACTTAAAAGGTCTAACCCAAAGGCTAATTTGGTAGAGATAGAGGTAACACCATTATAGTCTtctttaacaaaacaaaattgggGATAAGGCTAAGAAAGCCAAAGAATAATCATTTGAGACAAATTTggtgaaagaaaaatcaaaatcgaaCGAAGTAATaggtttaaaaaacaaaattctaagcCCAAACCCAATTCAACAAATGAGGTCTAAAATTCCACAAGAAAAATATAGGAAATTGTCATGTTTGTGACAAGTTCGGACAACATGTTGCTGAGTGTCGTCATATCAAGAGACCTAAAAGGTCCAACCTAAAGGCTAATAGGGTAAGATAGATGTAACACCGTTGTAGTCTTAGGTGAGCATGCTCACCAATGTGAAATATTGAGTGGGTAGACTTCAGGGTTGTTAGGCATATCCATGGCATCAAATGCATTCACTTTTTATAATGTTTcagaaattttgaggaaaataacaCTGGCCAAATTGAGGGTTTAGGTTTTTATGTTagggtttaaatttttatgttatgttttcGTTTTAAGTTTCGTTTTgatgttttagaaaatttgggGAAATTTAGAGAAACACGAGCCTCATTACCACAATAGAATGGACTGGAAGATCCATTAATCTTTCAGTTGTCGTTTGCCTTCATAAATATTCAGCCTCATGGGACAAATCTTCAGCTTTGATGACAGCTTCCATTATATGGACAAGGAAAAATTATGTGGGGTTTTACCAACAACTTTGTGAGATTGAAATTTCAAGGCttctaaagaaagaaagaacgaGAAGGAGGCAAGCTATAAGGATTCCAAAGGGGAGTAATGCCGAGAGGAGAGCTGAAGGTtaggatttaaaaataaatgacccATTTGCCCTCGATCAATCAGAGAGTACGATGCCTTTCCGTTCAAAAAAGTAACACCATgattataattacaaaaatgcaatgtgcaaaacaccgtataatataataaacccattttttttttttttttattttaacaaaaaaaaatatatacggATTCAATCCAATTCAGCCACCCGAATCCGAGTGATCCGACCCAAACCTAACTGCTACCGTGGCTGTATATTTCCTGATCTTCCGTATAGTGTCACTGATGTTTTGATTCTCCTGATACTGGATCTCTTCGGCAAGTTTCTCACTCATTCTCTTTGTTCCTATTAGGGTTTTAGGATATGTTTGTTAATTGATAGCACTATAATATCTCTTGTTTTTCTCGTGCGTCCTGTTTAATGAAAATCTGGccttctgtttggttgccgacaAAATGAacgaatagaaaaggaaaaagattatCAGTAATACCGTCTCTTTTGCTGTATATCCCAAAAGAAATGATATTTTCGACATAAATCATCCAATGGTTGCAGCAGGCTCAGTTGAGAGATGGGGTTGGCTTATCGAGTTTCCAAATAAGGGCGAACCAAAGACACGGAGCgtaatttcatttccttttcctaGATTTTCTTGGGGACCAAACGGAGGAAGTTAGAAGAAAACTCACTTGTTTAAAGAAATTATTCCCTTCCCCTCAGAATGTCTATCATGGCATATGTTGGCCTCTCTGGCTtctaaaaattacataatttgcAACATATATATGATTATAATTCATAACACCATGCTCGGAGGTGAATCTCCTTATTTCTATTGTCCATTATATAATAggattcttcatattttctgaGTTCTTAGTTTGGGGGGGCATTTGTGCAaagtttccttatttttatgCTTAAATGATTTCTTGATGATTTTGTTACTACAGCATGGTTAATGGGAAAGAGAAGagacaaagaaatggaaaacaatGGTTCTTTCAACCCACAGGATATAGGGATTGAGAAAAGATTtgcaaagaagaaaaagcaagAAGCTTCTCAGATCAATGCAAATTCAATGTTTGCCTTTGTCACTACTTCTGTGTACCATTCACATGTGCCCACCTCTGCCTCCTGCCTTGCCCCTATTGCCAATGGTGGTTTGTCTGCTatgcaagaaaaagaaacagtTGGTGGGAATCAGCTTGCTGGGTATATATTCATGTGTaatggaaaaacaaaaccaGATTGCTTTAAGTACCGAGTTTTTGGTCTTCCTGCTGCCAGAATAGATGTTGTGGCAAAGATCAAGCCAAGCACGATActgtttttgtttgattttaatttaaagattCTCTATGGTGTATTTGTAGCTGCCTCTAATGGAATATTAGGATTGGAGCCAAGGGCTTTCGGAGGGAAATTTTCGGCCCAGGTAAACAGTTCTGTAAGATGCTCATGAAGTTGTAACTTTAGAATGTGGTTAagttaaatgaagaaaaataaaagtgtcCTGTGGTGAGTATTTTCTGTTCTGTTGAGAACATAGATCCCAATTTGCCTGTCCACCCTTCAAAAAGTATGCAATTGGGTGTGCACAAATACTTAATAACGTCTACTGTGGCAAGGGGTCTATCACACCTGCAAAATATATCCTGAAATGATGAAATCTCACACTAGACCAAACTGTTAGAACTACAATCATCAACTTGTGTCTCCATTTGTGATCTCATCTTGGATTTGCAACGAATTTGCATGAATAATCCTTTTTCAGCCTATTCCAGCCTGGTTTTCTTGTTAGAGTTTTCTCGTGTGAATAGCCCTTTATGTGGTATGGATTCCTTGACACTGTAATCAACAATGTAAACCATATTTTCGTCTGAAGTTCTACCATGATATTTCttgttcattatttttttcagaactaaaagatatataaaatgtATATCCATTCCATTCCATGTAGCTAGCCATCTACATATAACTAGGCCCTTATGCTCTTCTATCTTTGAAGTTGTAGCTCGTAAGATTCTGAAAATTGGTTCTAAATCTAATCACAACATTATTTGTTGAATTTATTGGCTGTAATACTCTGCTTGATTGTATTACCATATCATGGTTGAAGTTTTATTGTCAATCAATGATGTGGAAGTAAGAACCCTGTATGGTTTCTATAGGACAGGAATCTTCAACCAAATAGAAGATCAAAACATTCAAACATATGTCATAAGACTGAACCgtaaatgaatttttctttttttcttaatgatatGAATTGCTTTTAGCATACCCCATAATCTATATGTAGAGCTTTGACATTTCAGCTTTTTAAACATTAGGCTTCAAATATGCATCTAATCCTGTATGGTTTGATGTTGGTGTGTAAAAGTTTCATTCATTAATAAGAAAATGCTTGCAGTATGTGTTAGACGACTAACATCCATCTAATACATGTTGGTTTGCATGTCAGTTTGGATAATCAGCTTCTTCAAATGTTGAGTCTGTTAGGTTTCAAAACATTGGTGTTAACTGCATTACTGGAATTTATTCTATTAACATTTGGTGTTGGTTATGCTGATCGCTTCTTGTAATTGTTATATGTCTACAGGTGAGATTTGAGATTTTCAAGGATTGCTTACCTTTGCCAGAGATCGCTTTCAAGCATGTTATCAAAGATAATTACCAGGGGCATTGCAAATTTAGACAAGAGCTCAGTAACAAACAAGTCAGATGTTTGAAGATTTTTGTTGTCATTTTATTCTGTTATGATTTTATAATGTTTGCCAATTCCATTGCACTCACAATCTACTGTAGGTAAATGATCTAATTCCATTGTTCCGGACAGTGGCTGCACGACAATCAGCACCTGTTGCCCCTCTTATTCCAAATACTGTGCCATCAACAAGAACTCTACCTCCTGGCTTTGATGAACAAACAACTCTACCCCCAGGCTTCGAGGAACATGTCCAACCACATCAAATCCTCCACTCTTCAAATGATCAATCTGTGGCTGGATTGCAGCTTACTCCTGCTGGTCTGGCCCCTGCTGTTCAACATGGTCAACAAGCAGTCACACCTCTTGCATATGAACCTCATGGCTCAGCAGCTCCTGAGGCGTGTTTCCAACCATCTGTACAATCTCAGCATTTTCTGTGTGCAGGCCAACAACCTTATTCTAACCCATATTATCTTGAGGAAGGTCATCAATCATATTTTCCTGAAAACCCATCATTACCTCCACATGCCCCATGTAACAGGTAGGGTTTTGCAGCTAGTTTTGTTGTTGCTTCTCTGTTTCAATGCCCAAATACAGCATGTTGTATTTATCTTGATACCATAGATACTAAACCTGTGCCCCGTGAGCATTATGATGCATCACTTGTGATTGGACTGGGTTACCGACACTCTTAACTTTTAGGATCAATTGCCTTAGGCCCTGTGAGATTTTAATTCATACCCTAGCTTATGAGCTTTCCGTTATTTAATTGGGAACATACTGTACTTTATTTTGGTCTGTCTAAAGATATAGTTGAAACTTATATTCAATCCTTATTTGCTACCTTCTGTCACAGATATGCTGCTGTCCAGGAGAGTAGTGAGAGTGAAATTGTTCCGCAACTGGGTACAGGATACAATCACTACTTCCAGAACTTTGGAGTAACTAATGCTCCAGTACAACATGAGGCACTTGCAGCTTCTAATGCTCCTATACAAGCTCATGCCCCAACACCGGAACCGTTCATGACTCATTCACATATAGGTTCttcatcctcatcctcatctCTTTCATCTTCTTATTGGGTTGGAGTGGCTTCTGAGTACCCAAATCAGGCCATGGCTACTTATTGGGCAGGAGTGGCTTCTGAGAACCCAAATCAAGTCACTACTGCTTATTGGGCAGGGGAGGCTTCTGAGGACCTAAGCCAGACCACGGCTGCTTACTGGACAGGAGCTCCCCGTGAGACCACTAATCTGGGAGGTAAGAATGCGCCTGTCGCTCTTGCAAGGAGCAACTACAACCTATGCTTATGCATAACTGGGAGGATGCACTGCAGTAGTAGCCTTGTTCTCTATTCTAATGACTTGCAATCAACTTCAATATTGTGGAAATTACCCTTTAGATGAAATCTGATGTAAATTCAAGTTTTCTTTCACTCTAGGATACAATATTTTCTGTACAGACTTTTGGTCATGGAAGCTTGAAAATGTTGCCCATGAATTGAGGAATTTTCAGGTCAGGTGCTTTTGGAGTGTTTTGTGATCGATACATGCACCTTTGACATGATTTGACGCATTTTAGAGGTGTCGCCTGTTATGAATTTAGGAACTTCTCCTTCCCAAGCAATTTGGGTTGGCGAAGTTGAGCTTGGACAGTTGGCACGAGGTTGCAAAGAATCCTTTTCAGTCTAAATTTGCAATCAACTCACTGTGAAGACTATAAATCAGTTCGATTTCACACATGCATTTAAAAGCCaaggaaatggaaaatattgATATTCAAGCTCCTAAAAAGATACCACGTTAATACCCAGAACAGTTAAGAACAGCATCGGCCCCTTGACCAAATTCGTACAACATCCAATAAAAATTAAGGCAACACTCTTCATTCATGACAAGGATATGAACTAATTTGAAACTGTGAAGTGCATTCCTTCACTCCATGAATTTGTGTCACATCCTTAAGAAGTTTCTCCACCAATCACCAACTCAGAGTAAGTTTGTCCTGTATTGCTTCCTAAAACTTCATGCAAGATCAACAATTAACTTACAAATGAAAGCAATATGTATTCTAAGTTTATGATTGGTCCAGAAATGAAAAACTATAGAAGATCAAACAAGAggaattgtattaaaaatgaacgTTATTGTGACTGCTTTCATGAATCTAGGGATACAACAAACAACTTTATCAGTAATGAAACATTACATATAATGCCAAAACCATGCAAAAGATATGGTTGAATCCCACCTTACGGCTaaaaagagggaaagaaaaaatgccATTATAACTGAAAACCAAGTTACAAGCCTCTATAGAGCTCAGAGCTTTCTTCAGGTGGTATGTGATCATCATGTGTGTGGGGTTCATCTCTATCCGCCATCATAGGCAGGGATGGGTGTAACTCTGGGCGGGGTAATAGCAGCTTTAGCCGAAAAGCATCAACTCCATTCAAATAGTAGCGAAAGAGCCGTTTTGCCCTGATAAAGCCAAGACGCCCATATAATGCAAGTGCTCCTTTATTTGTAACTTCTGCTTCCAATGTTACCTTCAGAAACATAATGAATGATCATGAGCTAGCATCTTGACAAACCCAAACAGTCCAACATGTTAAATCTCGATTAATATACTCCATAACACATTTTTGTGACTTTATGGGTGTTATTTGGTTGGTGGAATGGCTCTTTTCTGAGTCATACAGAGCTGAGACAGTATTAGAATGGTTATGTTGTAAGTCACACTAAGCCGACTCATCTAGCTAGGTTGAACTAGGTTTTATCCACTGGCTCCACCATATTCTCCCAATTACCATGTTTCAGGGCAACTGTCACTATGACCATCACCTCTAGCATGAGATTGCTTGTTGAATTTGTGCAGTTTGTTAGGAGAAAGGCTCTTATCACTTACAGAGTCTGCAGCAGTTTCTAAGGACTGAAGTATTTTAGGTATGCTTGTTACCATAAGCATGTCAAAATACATATTGCAATAAGATTGAAGCATAAAGATAGCaaatcacaaagaaaaaaacccGAAAAAGGGCTTAATTTGACAACAATAATCAATCCATTGCAAACATATATAGGAATTAACCAGAAGAAAACCATATTCATCATAGTTTTTTCAATTCATAATTTCCCTTGACTTACCTCTTCGCACCCTGATTCCATCATCACTTTAATAGATCTGGTAACAAGTTCAGTGGCTGCATATGAGAAATATTTCAGCTTAAATATTAGAATAATCAATAACTTCATCCAGTCATACAACAAACACAATGTGGGTCTATACCAGAAAAATACTCATTAAAGGTAGATTTGTTTGACAAAACCAGTTTAATTTAACGCCCAGAACATGATTGGAGGAGAGATGACAGAAATTTCAATCAAAATAGGCTAAAGGGTCAAAGGCAAATTGCAGGGTGAGAAAAATAAGCTTACAGGTCAAAGACAATTTGATGGGTTTCTCAGTTTTTGTAAATTAAGGAATCGATATCGAAATTGGAtgctttatattataaaatttaaattaccaATGCCTCTGCCTCTGTAAGGCTTGATCACCACCAACATCGCTATGTAACCTCTGAATGTATTCCGATGCTCTCCCATCTTACAGACTACGGTTCCTACACATTTACCCTTGTGGAAAGCCTGAAGAAACACACAcccatatgaaaaaaaaaaaaaaatcaaaataacaaaaattcaatttttttttcttttttgctgtAGAAATATAATCGACAGAAAAAGTTcaaatgaattaaagaaaagcaaagaaaaaaaagagaggagaagATGAAAATTGACCAAAGAGTTTTACCAGGAAAGAGAGGTGAGGCCAGAGGTAGACGAAGTATCTGTAGGTGAAAATTGAGTAGGGTTCGCTGAGTTCTTGATCGACCAGGTGCATGACAAGGGGTAGGTGATGTTCGCCTCCATAGCTCACGTACTCTATCTCAGAGGCATCAATCAATTCTACTCTGCTTCCTTCCTCTTCACTCCTCGTCTCCATTCCCTCTTCTCAACCCTGATGATTTTGGGCGCTGAGACGaagtgggttttggggagaagaGGACACGTGCGAAAGGAGTCGCATGTTTGGGCCTCAAGCTTAACACTTCCGGTTGTATTCCTATTTCCTACTGGGCTTGGGCTTGGGTTGGAAATTAGTTTTATGTTgacccatttaaaaatattttaaaatccatatattttttcatagctcaaataattattttataaaatgaccattttaaatattaataacatcaattaataattttttttttaccgttAGAACTAATTTgagattattaaaataaaaattttaaaaattaaaatacaattaaaactaaaaaaaactttaaagctctgatagaaaatatagatatatagaaGAGCTAGAAATACAATcagaataaatattttattttttttggtttttagttgtatttaatttttatgtatttagttttaatttttaaaatttcttattttattgttgatgacaactaataatttttttatttaattctattaaaaaaaaaaagacgatcAGGGGATTTATATAAACaagatatataaaatcattattaactagggattagaaagattttatttatcacttgaggattcttgagaatattttcataataatttatatttcatattatataataaaaatttataatatatttatttataaaacactttttatcaaattaaaatgataaattaattttgaataattttatttaatattattaagaaaatggtatttcaggaaataattatttgagttataaaaactacatatattttaaaatatttttagatgagGGAAAATAAGCTAATTTAGAAaagtgttataaaaaatattttttatcataattactAATGTTTTTATCAAATGAGTgaatcaaaactcacttttcccTTACATctaaatactaatttttatttatttataaaagtgttttataaaaaaaatgtttttatcataattactatcaaatgaTTCTCTAAATTCGATTCTTTGTAGaactgttaaaaaaaaaagtaattataattACTATCAATAgacttattataattattatcaaacagaCTTTAATTTGAAACGAATAAGTACAAAATTTGTTCATTCGACGATGCTATGATATGATGGGAATCATCTCTCGCCTCTTTATGTGGCTAAAGTAGATTTAGATTGAGTTTTAAGAAgtcaaagtattttttttaaagcttcaaaggcatctttatttatttattaactttattaaaagagtttaatatgaaaattaagaagttTTATCTTTTATTGAAACAATCGATGTTTtgctatattaaaaaaagtatattatatttaataatttctttaacaCTACTATGTCACTTTGAAATTACGACTTTATCTTTAGTTCGAGCTTGTAGgtgaagcaaaaataaaaagtcactCCAAATAGGACTTAATTTAACTACAATAATATCatagtttaaaaaatttaaaaattcaaacttttgaaCACACCCTTTACATTTCAAAAGCCAACCAAACAtatgtttccaaatatttttaaaagtaaaagatAGGAAAAGTGGGTGAATGAAAGATAGCACCCAAAGCAAATTCGGATGCGTACAAGACCAACTCAAGAAGCAAGAAAGGTACGTATTTTGAACATATCAGTCAAAAGGCTCTTGGAGGTATCAGCATGACCAGTTAcccttaatttttctaaataataataataaaaaaataaaaaatattatttattccgATCGACAAATGCTCAAAACaccatcatttttttatgacatttacAGTGGCATTAACAAATATATCTTCAGTAAAACATGGTGTTCATCAAGGGGTAAGAGTCATTTATGCTTTCTTATTCTTCAAGAGTTGTACCTTATTATAATGAAACTTGCAAGTTGGCAGGCCATGGTCTTTAACTCTTTATCTATTACAAGTtgcttaatttttgtttctaatttaggattttgcctaaggtatcgATTCTA
Above is a genomic segment from Vitis riparia cultivar Riparia Gloire de Montpellier isolate 1030 chromosome 14, EGFV_Vit.rip_1.0, whole genome shotgun sequence containing:
- the LOC117930061 gene encoding uncharacterized protein LOC117930061, with protein sequence MGKRRDKEMENNGSFNPQDIGIEKRFAKKKKQEASQINANSMFAFVTTSVYHSHVPTSASCLAPIANGGLSAMQEKETVGGNQLAGYIFMCNGKTKPDCFKYRVFGLPAARIDVVAKIKPSTILFLFDFNLKILYGVFVAASNGILGLEPRAFGGKFSAQVRFEIFKDCLPLPEIAFKHVIKDNYQGHCKFRQELSNKQVNDLIPLFRTVAARQSAPVAPLIPNTVPSTRTLPPGFDEQTTLPPGFEEHVQPHQILHSSNDQSVAGLQLTPAGLAPAVQHGQQAVTPLAYEPHGSAAPEACFQPSVQSQHFLCAGQQPYSNPYYLEEGHQSYFPENPSLPPHAPCNRYAAVQESSESEIVPQLGTGYNHYFQNFGVTNAPVQHEALAASNAPIQAHAPTPEPFMTHSHIGSSSSSSSLSSSYWVGVASEYPNQAMATYWAGVASENPNQVTTAYWAGEASEDLSQTTAAYWTGAPRETTNLGGKNAPVALARSNYNLCLCITGRMHCSSSLVLYSNDLQSTSILWKLPFR
- the LOC117930163 gene encoding N-alpha-acetyltransferase MAK3-like, whose protein sequence is METRSEEEGSRVELIDASEIEYVSYGGEHHLPLVMHLVDQELSEPYSIFTYRYFVYLWPHLSFLAFHKGKCVGTVVCKMGEHRNTFRGYIAMLVVIKPYRGRGIATELVTRSIKVMMESGCEEVTLEAEVTNKGALALYGRLGFIRAKRLFRYYLNGVDAFRLKLLLPRPELHPSLPMMADRDEPHTHDDHIPPEESSELYRGL